CGCCCCAAGGACAGAACTGGGTAACGGAATTGAAGTCGAAGGACAGCTTCGCCACAATCGTCGCCTTCTACGAAAAGGCGCTTCCTGGAGCCCAAGTCGCCAAGTTCGACAACAACGCCGTGGTGAACCACTCGAAAGACGGGCGCATCGTGACGGTCGGGGTTTCGAAGGAAGAGGGCAAGGACGAGTTTTCGATCGCGATTTCGATCACGAAAGTCAAACCCGAGGCCTCAAAGGGCTAAGGCGAAGCTCGTTTCAGTCCGTATGTCGCGGGCTTACGTGGAACGTGCGCTCGTGGGTGTAGACCACGGTCCCTGCGGGCGCGCCCTTTTGCTTCCGGACGTACTTGCGTAAAGCGCAATCGACGGCCACCATGCTGGAGTGCTTCTGGGGGCTGGACTTCGCTGCGATCTGGGCTGCAAAGAGAAGGGCTTCGTGGGGAATCGAGTCCGGCTTGCGCTGGGTCGGAATCACCACGTGGGCCGACACGTCGCCGCGGACGTGCAACCACCAGTCATCGGGCTTGGCGACGCGCAACGTGAGGTAATCGTTCGCTTGGGCGTTCTCGCCGTAGAGAATCCTCACGTTCTTCGGGCCGATCAACTCGCGAATGCGATGGCCCTCGAAGGGACGGTCTTCCTGCCTCGTGGGTAATGCGGCCTCAATGATCCACCTCCTCTTCGTAGCCTCCTCTTCGACCCGGCGCAATTCAGATTCGGATGAGGCGCCTTCCACCCGAAGAAGTTCCTCTCGCAGGGCCTCCCCATCGGCTGCAAGGCGTTTGGAGTGGGAGAGCAGGTGAGGAGCGCGCTCCTTGGCCTTGCGGGCCTTTTCAAAGAGCAGGTTCGCGTTCTCGATCGCGCTAAGGTCGGAGTCCAATCGAACCCGAACAGTTTCCCCATCGAACCCAACGAGGTCGACGCCGTCCGACCCTGGAGGAATCTGGGAGGCATAGGCTAGGACAAGTTGGCCGAGGGCTTGGAATTCCGAGGCTCGCTCTCCGGCGCGGGCCTGCTCGCGGAGATCACTGAGCGCCGTCTCCCTCGCCAAGAGAACGCGGTTCAACCGACCCTCCAAGTGCGCC
The genomic region above belongs to Candidatus Nitrosymbiomonas proteolyticus and contains:
- a CDS encoding ribosome quality control (RQC) complex, encoding MGKHANAMLLSSENRVIAAAKWIGPNKSKRPITPGASYVSPPFPPKTSILEAKTWEQWADSEGGSPFLKRLLLSRSNLEAGSDSQGDLAPALLDELERLAEVVRTGRYAPVYVAGHGAYPIDISALDLKGVRHTSYCQALERFLWIDLPARELQLRKAHLEGRLNRVLLARETALSDLREQARAGERASEFQALGQLVLAYASQIPPGSDGVDLVGFDGETVRVRLDSDLSAIENANLLFEKARKAKERAPHLLSHSKRLAADGEALREELLRVEGASSESELRRVEEEATKRRWIIEAALPTRQEDRPFEGHRIRELIGPKNVRILYGENAQANDYLTLRVAKPDDWWLHVRGDVSAHVVIPTQRKPDSIPHEALLFAAQIAAKSSPQKHSSMVAVDCALRKYVRKQKGAPAGTVVYTHERTFHVSPRHTD